One segment of Chelonia mydas isolate rCheMyd1 chromosome 13, rCheMyd1.pri.v2, whole genome shotgun sequence DNA contains the following:
- the LOC114021280 gene encoding uncharacterized protein LOC114021280, with the protein MQILHLALCCLWLLLQRTAVAAGSIKVQCGETAVLPCPTVAGGMHNYWAIGWYKVANESHEMGLIRRHENSTHVYSGTQREFLMDVQQSLVIPEVQPEDSGAYRCSLWARVGHFNQQADIILQISECSTLQSATLPRETLLLDSEQGSSVSPNSTCCWGKPVPVLATVLGLLAVNLGKGLLSLAFTLAVVVILKGKRRKKAGESF; encoded by the exons ATGCAGATCCTGCATTTGG CTCTTTGTTGCCTATGGCTTCTCCTGCAAAGAACAGCTGTGGCAGCTGGGTCCATAAAAGTCCAGTGTGGGGAAACAGCAGTCCTACCGTGTCCCACTGTTGCTGGAGGGATGCACAACTACTGGGCCATTGGCTGGTACAAG GTAGCCAATGAGAGTCATGAAATGGGGCTGATTCGGAGACATGAGAACAGCACGCATGTGTATTCAGGGACCCAGAGGGAGTTCCTGATGGATGTGCAGCAGTCGCTGGTCATTCCTGAGGTCCAGCCGGAGGACTCTGGTGCGTACCGCTGTTCCCTGTGGGCCAGAGTTGGGCATTTCAATCAGCAGGCAGACATTATCCTGCAGATATCAG AGTGCTCGACTCTCCAGTCAGCCACATTACCCAGGGAGACCCTGCTGCTGGATTCAGAGCAAGGGAGCAGCGTGAGCCCTAATTCCACCTGCTGCTGGGGGAAACCGGTTCCTGTCCTTGCTACTGTCCTGGGGCTGTTGGCTGTCAACTTGGGGAAAGGGCTGCTCAGCCTTGCCTTCACTCTG GCAGTTGTCGTCATtctgaaaggaaagagaaggaaaaaagcagGAGAAAGCTTTTAA